From the Castor canadensis chromosome 9, mCasCan1.hap1v2, whole genome shotgun sequence genome, one window contains:
- the Spry1 gene encoding protein sprouty homolog 1, with protein MDPPNQHGSGRSSVVIQQPSLDGRQRLDYEREIQPTAVLSLDQIKAIRGSNEYTEGPSVVKRPALRTAPRQEKQERTHEIIPVNVNNNYEHRPTSHLGHGGLPSNVRGPILSRSTSTGSAASSGSNSSASSEQGLLGRSPPTRLVPSHRSDRAIRTQPKQLIVDDLKGSLKGDLTQHKFICEQCGKCKCGECTAPRTLPSCLACNRQCLCSAESMVEYGTCMCLVKGIFYHCSNDDEGDSYSDNPCSCSQSHCCSRYLCMGAMSLFLPCLLCYPPAKGCLKLCKGCYDWIHRPGCRCKNSNTVYCKLESCPSRGQGKPS; from the coding sequence ATGGATCCCCCAAATCAGCATGGCAGTGGCAGGTCATCAGTTGTGATCCAGCAGCCTTCTTTAGATGGCCGACAGAGATTAGACTATGAGAGAGAGATTCAGCCTACTGCTGTTTTGTCCTTAGACCAGATCAAGGCCATCAGAGGCAGCAATGAATACACAGAAGGGCCTTCAGTGGTGAAAAGACCTGCTCTTCGGACAGCACCAAGACAAGAAAAGCAGGAAAGGACTCATGAAATCATACCAGTTAATGTGAATAACAACTACGAGCACAGACCTACAAGCCATCTAGGGCATGGAGGACTCCCAAGCAATGTCAGGGGCCCCATTTTGAGCAGATCCACCAGCACTGGAAGTGCAGCCAGTTCTGGGAGCAACAGCAGTGCCTCTTCTGAGCAAGGTCTATTAGGAAGGTCACCACCAACCAGACTGGTCCCCAGTCATAGGTCTGACAGGGCAATCCGGACCCAGCCCAAGCAACTGATTGTGGATGACTTGAAGGGTTCCTTGAAGGGGGACCTGACCCAGCACAAGTTCATTTGTGAGCAGTGTGGGAAGTGCAAGTGTGGAGAGTGCACAGCTCCAAGGACCCTGCCCTCCTGTTTGGCCTGTAACCGGCAATGCCTTTGCTCTGCCGAGAGCATGGTGGAATATGGAACCTGCATGTGCTTAGTCAAGGGCATCTTCTACCACTGCTCCAATGACGACGAGGGGGATTCTTACTCGGATAATCCTTGCTCCTGTTCACAGTCACACTGCTGCTCCAGATACCTGTGTATGGGAGCCATGTCTCTGTTTCTACCCTGCTTACTCTGTTATCCTCCTGCTAAGGGGTGCCTGAAGCTGTGCAAGGGCTGTTATGACTGGATCCATCGGCCAGGGTGCAGATGCAAGAACTCCAATACTGTCTATTGTAAACTGGAGAGCTGCCCTTCCCGGGGTCAGGGTAAACCATCATGA